From the genome of Watersipora subatra chromosome 9, tzWatSuba1.1, whole genome shotgun sequence:
AAgatgataaaaagttttttaaaaactaaaaaaggtTGCTGACCAAGTAAAAGTAAccaacaaataatttttaaagctaTGGATTTGATTTTAGCAGTAGAAAGCAAGTCAGACAATAACTCTGCTGAGACTGACAGACCACTGAATGTGTGTCAATCGAAACTTCAGTTACGCGTTCACTGAAACCTTTATGAGCGCTTCTGTAGTGTATATAGGTGAACAGGTCATGAAAATGTCACACAAATGTGATATAAACAAAACAATACAAGAACTATCAGCGATATAATCCATATACTTAAATAATCGAAAACCAAATGTCAAATTAAGACTTGTTTCctcttttattttaataaatactagAAACAAGAGAAAATAACTCTTCTTTGTAACACAAAGTTTTAGTTTTGCTTTTTCCCAAACTGTGAAAAATTGTTGTATCCTAAAGTAGTTTAGTTTAAACATTCCATAAACAGGTTGTAATTCTTTCTATTAGCTATATAAACGGGTGATATAAGGATTTATATGGATTATAAGGAATAGCTACCACTATTTTCTGTAGCTCAGCTTTATGTCCTTTTTAATAAAGGaaagcaataaaattttgttaattgaTATCAAACAGACAGGTACACACTCCAAACTATAAACCATCagaaacaaaccatacttacaATGTAGCTTAAAACAAATGTCAAAGAGTAAATGCATATTTCTTTCCGGTTGATGGTACATTCTATTCTAAAATAACTTTAGTGAAATATCCTttcacttgaaatatttcttttaTGTGATAAAATATATAGGCTATTATTTATCCTAAAGAAGGTGAAAAGCAGCTCTATTCTAGCTGTCCTTAGTTGTTTTCATTGCGTGAAGGCATTGGGCCTAATTGGCAGAATTAGCAAGATACTAGGATGATGAACAAACCATGGTAGGTCTATGCCAGCAATAGGAAATATCTTTAGTAGGAAATACCTTAACTTTGAAAATTTGAGCCACGCTAATGGAAAAGCTGTTAGAGGGAAAGCAAACTATCTTTTTTAAGGACAAATGAATAGCAGCCTTTTTCCCTTAATTAGTTCTGCCTTGTATGTTTCTCTCCTTTGTATGTTTTAAGTTTATAGAAGCCAGTTTATACCTAAAACAATGATATGATGCAGTTTCAATCTATCATTTATATTTAAGCATTCATGCTTGTCTATATTCAAACACTCATATTGGCAGCAAGTAAGAAGAATTATTGAAATTAAATTGTAGGCTAAAAAGTGAAGTACCTTTTGCGCTCCTACGGTTAATAAGGCCCACACTTAGTTACCGCAGTTTTATACTATATTGTATCTTTCAATATgataatattgtattatatcatattttattttagagaCCCCACAGCTGTGGTCAACTGGATCAACCATGCCGTTCATTTTTAACAGTTTGGAGTCTGGGCTTTGAATCGAGCACTTGTCTTTACCCTAAAGCCGGCATAAGCATTGGAAAAGATGGTCACCAAACCCTATGACTGCAAATTCACTGGAACAATGCTAATAGAGGGACGAACCTCACTGGTCAGTTTAAATATCAGACTTGTGTAGATATAAAACAGTAGTTTTAAAATTGTGCTAAAGCTGGTGAGTTTGCCTTATTGTAAAGATTTGTCCTAAGACTAACATTATAGCAACGCAATTTGAACATGTATCCAAAAAATCTGTTTTCGACAACTTCATATCAGCCATTTGGTACATCCACAGGAAGCTAGTAATGACAGGAGTGCGGGTCAAACCAAAATAACAAACAAGAGTTGATAACTCAGCAAGTTGCTTAACCCGATTAGGAACAGTTAAATAAGAAACCAACCGCCTGTTCTTTAGATGCGAGTGGTGTTAGAATTCACTACACAGAGAAGCGTAGAAAGTATGAGCTCGGAAATGTGCAAATTGGTCAAAATGACATTGAGATACCAACAGGAAGTATAAGGCTAGAGAATTCTGGAAGCTGCAGTTCCTACTGTACATCAAAGCCATTCAAGAGGCCCTTTTATCTTACTCGAACATTCCTCCACATGCATTCCTTAGGTAAGTTTCTTTAGGTCTTTTGGTACTTTTTGTAACTTACAATGTATATTACTAAAGCTTGCTGGCTACGGTTATtcactgtaaaatattttagatataggcctacatgtagtGATAAAATTGACCAATGCTACTTAacgagttgtctactcttgctCAAAATAAGAcaactttcaattttatttattttgattaaTAATAAGTTTGCAAAGCGTGAAGTTAAAGATTATATCATCATACGCGGTTGTCATGTCTTGTCTATAATAAGGGATTTTATGAATATACACATGTTACACATGCCTACAACTCTAGGAGCTGCAGCAAGGCTTGATCAATACAGAAATGGCAGTCATATCAGAAACATAGCTTATGATCTGAGCTATTCCTACCAGCGACCCCCAGTGCACTATCATCCTAGAGCTATACCGATTCTACCAGGTTTGCTTTTGGTGATTACCAAGGTTTTAATTCGCTGCTCTCACAGGAGTTGATGACCCCTTAACCTGACACTATAACCCAACTAGTAGGTCTATAAAGTGTTCATTTGATTACGGCTTCAAATTTGGTCAATCCATGCGATTGTCCGAAGACACAGTTtgaggaaaaaatattgcatcgcACAGAATTTGAGCACATGATTTCTGCAGTCTGGCACTTTTACACCTGGCTTAATTGTCATCTGTCTTCCAACACATCAGAATAGTTAtgaaaatcttatttttttTGCTGTATTTGCACACCTAACAACCTCTTACAGCACTCGAGACTGTCAGGATACTAGTGGTTATAAATTAAACAATACCATACAAAGTGTTGTCTACTTTTTTAAAGCAAGACAACTCAATTTCATTCattattttcagtaaaataCAGATATTAGCAATAATTTTCTTTACGAAATATTGATAGAACTGGCACCTACCTTTTCTACTAAGTGTTAGTAAGCGTCTGGTGAAAGGTCATGAACTTCTTTATTATGTTGTATTTAGGTTGTGAGTCTCTGCAAACCCTATTGTGCAGgtatttatttgaactgcaccaGCTGAGTTCTAAAAAACCTCAGGTTAATTGCAACTTCTGTCCAGTAGATCACCTGcgaaagtaaaataaaaatttttagcCTCTCTCTGTCAACTGGCTTAGCAACGTCATCAAGGGGTCCAACTTGAACCCTAAAGGTTGGAACTGCATTTTTGTAAAGTGTTACAATCAGCGCCGCATGAGACTTTTGCTgtctttatttatatatatatatatattacatacaaataatatatatatttaaataataatatatattatatgtataatataaaaagcaccaatattaatatatatattattattagtgctatataatgtatatatatattatatttgtactTTGTCGTTTTCCTTCCATAAACAATTTGCTACAGCATTGCTTATCAAATAAATACAGAGGGTAGAACCTGACACCCTAATAACTTAAGTGCCTCAGCAGCAAGACCCTAAgacttttctttaaaaaatcagGATGTGaggttgttttaatttttctatgtTCTGTTACTCTAAGCATGAATTCAATGTCATAAAAGCACACAACTCATTTTGTCAGTTTTTGGTTGGTTTATTCACATGAGATCAAGAGTGCACAGTTCTGAATTGTAAATTCTGTTTGCTAAATGTACATTTTACTGATACAGGTGATGAAATTAAACTTACCTGTTGGTTCACATCTGTTGGGGGAGAGCGtgagaaaaatgaaacaatttacTGGGGAGAAGGCGTGGATGTAAGTATAGCCAGCTAGTCCAAAGTGCGCGTGTACCCAGTAGATGCTGACCTAGCTTTTTACGGACATTGAACCCATCTCATAGTATTGAGTaaattactgtaaaaatttattACATCTCTTACTACTCTGTACAAGTTACAAATAAAGATGATATTATTGATAAAACGATAATTTTAACTTTACACGAAATTCAttaatttagtttatttatatCGTGTATTTATTTTGGAAAGGTTTGATAATGACTTTGCCTATGGGCAAGTCCTTAGTGTATGGTGCTGTTGCAAATTGCGAACCCTTCTTTCATATAGCAACAAGTTCAGGGAAGATCAGAAGCTaagcaaatataaaaaagtaGGGAGGGTTGCAATATAATCACACttcaagttttaaaactttgaaggcCATAAGCTAAGTATAAATATTCATACTTACCTTCACTTAACTAGTGTAATTAATAGCAATATGTACTAGCAGTTCAGTAATGCTGCTAATATGAAATTACTACATTTAATTCTACcattacaaaaattattatgaTCTAGTTATGGCAATCATGCTTTTACATCATGGGATTATAAATAGATGAAATCCATTTATAATCCGTATTATAAGCTATTTATGCGTCTAAAGTTATTATCAAAAGTCTACTAAAAGGATTGTCATAAAAACATAAATCTTATTAAATGAAATCATTTTTGACACTTTGCCAACATTTTTATTGATCAGAAACAATTTTACAATCGTTTCTTGCTCCCAAAGAGATTAGCGATTAAAAAAGCTCTACACTAATATCTCATCAGACATAATCAATCATCTGCTGACAAATCGCAGCCTGTGTACTCTACAGCACATAAAAGTATGACTTTCCTTAGCATTACTTTCTTGCGCTTTAGGGGGAAATGTGCTATGCCTTTGTCAGCTATTTTCCTAAAGCAGTAGGATTTGACCAGTGTGTACAGTACTCGGACTATGATCAGTGTGACAACTACAACAAACAGAGTAAGTCTTGCTCCAAACATTACTTATCCTTGAAACAATAGAAAACAATGAAAGGAGGGTTCAATTCATGGTTTCATCTTTATGTCTTTAGTAGTGGAATGCCAAGCGTTGCACGGGTGTTAaaaagtcagcttataaacagtgacaggcaatgtagttgcctgtcacttgccgctagcctggcacattgccaattgctAATTCGAGTAAGCTAGTCAGTAAActtattagtaaacttactaataaaagccgaGAAAGCAAGCTTTAATGATTTGCGTAACGCAGCCTGGCATGCATATTTTACCcgcatagcgacatatattgcccaaATAATCCATCAATCTTGCTTGGCTCATTTGGTAATCCATTagcctggtgaatgggaggttccgagatcaaatctagtGTGAAATggatatttcattcctaaattttaatagctttagctgGACGCACAGAATCACACACActttcagatttatatatacagatatataaaaatataaccatGTATTGacacgtatgtatatatatatatatatttatatacatgtatatatatatatatatatatatataaatttttatttattttttaggtAGTCCATATTCatattaatagaaaaaatgttttacaaatacGGCCACAAAAAAACCAactaaataaaaagttattgcAATATGAAATCATAAACGCAAAAGAATTTATACAAGAAAGATTTGAAACTACTAATAACAGATGTGCATATTACCTCTTTTGATTAAAGATTAACAAACTTGACAATACAATAGTTTAGTGCATATTTTAGTTAGTTcaagatacatgtataatcacCCCGTCGCGGATATCTGGTACTTGGGAATTGAAACATCAGTAATACATGAAGGAGTTGAACCATTTAGTATTTTGAAtcaaacattattattaaaataagctAACCTATCTAGCGGGTGGAGAATATACTCGAGTTTAATGAAAACGTAGATGATACAAAACAAAGTGcacttcaaaataaaaaaatctttggtgcctttcaaacaacaataattataaCGACTACCACTCTGGGTTCATTGTATTCTCATTGCCTGGATAACAGTAAAAACTTGAAGTTGTTGGTTTTTGATGGGTCCCAAGTCTAAGAATATTTAACAATAAAAGCACTAGCACTTGAATGAGTGATGAAACATTACAACTGAACCAGCCAATTTATATATTACAACTGAAGTTGAACCAACCGCCTGTACATTTGTATTAAAATGCGctcattttttataataaaattgggCTATGAAAACCTTTTATGGCAGCAAAGTTCTGGGAAAAGTCaagtaaaaatgttattttgctCATTGCCAAGTTCCCATGCTGGTGCTTAAGGACAGACGAGTACTAAggctacaaatctgtttcgcTGCACACATTTGGTCTTAGCTATTATAGAGGCTCAAACCTTGTATCACAGTCTATGCCGCCATGTTAAACTGTCTTGGATATATCTATCCGTCATTCTGTAGTGTCTTCTGAGCCACTACAGCAGCAAGAGGTCGACTAATCGAAGACCAAATGAATATGATTAAATGTCAACAATTACAAGCATTCATCTTGTGTTTTACTAAATTCTTCCCAGCTCAGTACCTGCGTTTGCTTTACAGCTTTGATAATGGGCGAGTGTAATTTCAACTGGTTTTTGAGGGAAATGAGTGGTGAAATTGGAAGCGCTCGACAATCCTGCAATAATGAAACCATCGATAGATGTGAATCACGATGTGCCCATAGCATTCGAAGAATATACAGGCACCCATGTTTACAGGTAAATGAGTCTTGTATGCAATTAAATgcctattgtttattattataaagttaagGCACTGGTACAAACCAAAGTTGAAATCAATTTAATAAGATATTAAACAGCGATATTTAATTACAATTGCAAAGCTTTCTTATCATTCTTATAAACATCTAAAGCTTTTCAAGCTGCCATTTTActtctctagttgatacttgtCGCTATGGATACTGTTACAGGGTAGGCTGGCAATACTCTTACAACGACAAGTGGCCACAACTGTTGATTGGAAACACCTTGAAGCTCTCCATAAAGAACTCACTAGCGTGTGCAAACAGCCCATGTTGCCTGATCAAACTACTTACCGACTATAACATTTGTAATTTGTAACGAACTTCCAAATACAATGTcacagtaaaatatttttgtaataaataaaatgcttctAACCTGACACTTAATCTTACCAAACAATGAGCGCCGACCAAAATAACGTTTGGATTGCAGACTCGTTCACAGTTCATCACACAAGTATCTGTAGTTATGGAATGTTTCTTTTAGGGTGAAAGTATCTGTAGTTATAGTACAATGTCTCTTTTAGGGTGAAAGTATCTGTAGTTATGGAATAATGTCTCTTTTAGGGTGAAAGTATCTGTAGTTAGAGTATGTCTTTACTGTAGTGAAAGTA
Proteins encoded in this window:
- the LOC137405007 gene encoding LOW QUALITY PROTEIN: DBH-like monooxygenase protein 1 (The sequence of the model RefSeq protein was modified relative to this genomic sequence to represent the inferred CDS: substituted 1 base at 1 genomic stop codon), producing MSEIAISSPRAIQTPGRSHITLLGLYSPVIYRQLLEMWLNIEALLFLCLAVGVAQRLDEDHCSVLTENGVKYFDIKLPDNLTIPQQQTFYVCQQFKIPEQLLEKTHHVIGFTPLIDNKEVMHHMIVFACNKGTEDSRPHSCGQLDQPCRSFLTVWSLGFESSTCLYPKAGISIGKDGHQTLXLQIHWNNANRGTNLTDASGVRIHYTEKRRKYELGNVQIGQNDIEIPTGSIRLENSGSCSSYCTSKPFKRPFYLTRTFLHMHSLGAAARLDQYRNGSHIRNIAYDLSYSYQRPPVHYHPRAIPILPGDEIKLTCWFTSVGGEREKNETIYWGEGVDGEMCYAFVSYFPKAVGFDQCVQYSDYDQCDNYNKQTLIMGECNFNWFLREMSGEIGSARQSCNNETIDRCESRCAHSIRRIYRHPCLQGRLAILLQRQVATTVDWKHLEALHKELTSVCKQPMLPDQTTYRL